In Chaetodon trifascialis isolate fChaTrf1 chromosome 23, fChaTrf1.hap1, whole genome shotgun sequence, the following proteins share a genomic window:
- the LOC139351198 gene encoding ubiquitin thioesterase OTUB1-like: MAEEQQESSQGEMEGVNCLAYDEAIIAQQDRIQQEIANSNPLVSDRQDLSVLQREYADDDTVYQLKIKDLYKKYSYIRKTRPDGNCFYRAFGFAHLESLLDDSKKLQKFKAVAYKSKVDLVNEGFTEFTIEDFHNTFMDLIDLCEKQPSLQEVLGSFNDQNVSDYVVVYLRLLTSGYLQRQQSFFQHFIEGGRSVKEFCQQEVEPMSKESDHIHIIALAQALDVSILVEYMDRGEGGTVNHHVFPEGGDPRIFLLYRPGHYDILYK, encoded by the exons ATggcggaggagcagcaggaatCATCacagggagagatggagg GAGTGAACTGCCTCGCGTATGATGAGGCCATAATTGCTCAACAGGACAGAATTCAGCAGGAG ATAGCCAACAGTAACCCTTTGGTGTCGGACAGACAGGACCTGTCGGTACTGCAGAGGGAGTACGCTGATGATGACACAGTTTATCAGCTCAAGATCAAG GACCTATACAAAAAATACTCGTACATTCGTAAGACGCGACCAGATGGgaactgtttctacagagcctTTGGCTTCGCACATCTCGAGTCCCTGCTAGATGACAGCAAAAAGCTTCAGAA gtTCAAAGCAGTTGCATATAAAAGTAAAGTGGACCTGGTTAACGAGGGCTTCACCGAGTTTACCATTGAAGACTTTCATAATACT TTCATGGACCTGATCGACCTGTGTGAGAAACAGCCGAGCCTGCAGGAGGTGCTGGGCTCCTTCAACGACCAGAACGTGTCAGACTATGTGGTCGTGTACCTGCGGCTGCTCACCTCGGGCTACCTGCAGCGACAGCAGAGCTTCTTTCAGCACTTCATAGAGGGAGGACGCTCTGTCAAGGAGTTCTGTCAGcag gaGGTAGAGCCAATGTCGAAAGAAAGTGACCACATTCACATCATCGCCTTAGCCCAGGCCCTAGACGTATCCATCCTGGTGGAGTAcatggacagaggagagggaggaactGTCAATCACCACGTCTTCCCCGAAGGCGGCGACCCACGTATCTTCCTCCTCTATAGACCTGGCCATTACGACATCTTGTACAAATAA
- the cskmt gene encoding citrate synthase-lysine N-methyltransferase CSKMT, mitochondrial translates to MSPFSKSLTLSGRRIVAACVRYHSSLTSDLIENMDKKATWDRVYAESSSRTPTFKNFEWFFGFDAVRDFIMPRLQTKSLPDALLQVLDMGCGTSSLGPCIYRHSPVPVRVTCADISPIAVQLMQQQVQAKAVQPHSLSSQLEFIELDCTQLHKHYRSSTVDLIVDKGTTDALLRSKEEKGKAGLVLKQCLKVLRSSGSLLQFSDEDPDARLLWLETEAQEQGVRVADVGVQEVGELRGVFYYCYEVTPRPAV, encoded by the exons ATGTCTCCGTTTTCAAAGTCGTTGACGCTGTCAGGCAGGAGAATAGTTGCAGCATGTGTGCGGTACCACTCCTCCCTGACAT CTGATCTGATTGAAAACATGGATAAGAAAGCGACCTGGGACCGCGTCTAcgctgagagcagcagcaggacaccCACCTTTAAAAACTTTGAGTGGTTCTTCGGCTTCGATGCTGTCAGAGACTTCATTATGCCCCGCTTGCAGACCAAATCTCTCCCAGATGCTCTGCTCCAGGTCCTCGATATGGGCTGTGGCACGTCCTCTTTGGGGCCCTGTATTTACAGACACTCTCCTGTACCGGTCCGGGTCACTTGTGCTGACATTTCCCCCATAGCTGTGCAACTAATGCAGCAACAGGTCCAAGCCAAAGCCGTTCAGCCTCACAGTCTTTCTTCTCAGCTGGAGTTTATAGAGCTTGACTGCACACAGCTTCACAAACACTACCGTTCTAGCACTGTAGACCTTATAGTTGACAAGGGCACCACAGATGCCCTATTGAGGTcaaaggaagagaaagggaaggCCGGTCTGGTGCTGAAGCAGTGTTTGAAGGTGCTGCGGAGCTCGGGGTCTCTGCTCCAGTTCTCCGATGAGGACCCTGATGCcaggctgctgtggctggaGACTGAGGCTCAGGAGCAGGGTGTGAGGGTAGCAGATGTCGGGGTACAGGAGGTTGGGGAGCTAAGGGGAGTTTTTTACTACTGCTATGAAGTGACTCCTCGCCCTGCTGTATAG
- the epdl1 gene encoding ependymin-like 1, with translation MRFLVVSLCLLVGCLAQRPHPCSSPPLLSGGMTVTTQNEKLFTVAQYMYDALGQRIRLWEIGKYENRTFTYDALLLFREGTVYEINDRAHSCRKGPLRGDFQPLAVPKDATLLAQSVLGSSSGPGEGLLINTWTGELANNAGKYMSTVTEFGCIPVSSLYHSADFGWTVTSFYNNIIGISDPGQLNPPDYCQGAETKEESSDFFSVFLNMHSVFGSLCRKQRYPPSDSMRALVLFACLSVGCLAQRPRKCTSPPLLTGSLSVSSQSERLTAFAQFSYDALGKRIRIREIVSYDNQTLHADALLLYREGVMLLISYRNRTCYKKPLKMDFHPLEIPQNASLLGQAVLGSSSGPGQGVLVNTWAGELRMKQGTAKYISTVTEFGCIPVSTLFHTRENGWFITSFFNNVIGLVDPQLLLPPPFCEDAQLEDADGEEPVTFFSLF, from the exons ATGAGGTTCTTAGTGGTATCACTGTGCTTACTGGTGGGCTGCCTGGCCCAGAGGCCTCATCCATGCT CAAGTCCTCCTCTTCTTAGTGGGGGCATGACTGTG ACCACACAGAATGAGAAGCTGTTTACTGTTGCACAGTACATGTACGACGCACTGGGACAGCGGATACGCCTCTGGGAGATAGGCAAATACGAGAACAGGACATTCACTTATGACGCTCTTCTGCTCTTCCGCGAG GGTACCGTGTATGAGATTAACGACCGCGCACATTCATGCAGAAAAGGGCCTCTGAGAGGAGACTTCCAGCCTTTGGCAGTCCCAAAAGATGCAACTCTGCTGGCCCAGTCTGTTTTGGGCAGCTCATCTGGACCTGGAGAGGGACTCCTGATCAACACATGGACAGGAGAGCTGGCCAACAATGCAG GAAAGTACATGAGCACGGTCACTGAATTCGGATGCATTCCTGTCAGCTCACTTTACCACTCTGCGGACTTTGGATGGACGGTGACAAG CTTCTACAACAACATCATTGGGATTTCAGACCCCGGTCAGCTCAACCCTCCAGACTACTGCCAGGGTGCAGAGACAAAGGAGGAGTCTTCTGACTTCTTCAGCGTGTTCCTCAACATGCA CAGCGTATTTGGTTCTCTGTGCAGAAAACAGCGTTATCCACCATCAGACAGCATGAGAGCCCTCGTCCTGTTCGCGTGCCTGTCAGTGGGCTGCCTTGCTCAGAGACCACGGAAATGCA CATCCCCACCACTGCTGACCGGAAGCCTCTCCGTG TCCTCCCAAAGCGAGAGGCTGACGGCCTTTGCCCAGTTCAGCTATGATGCACTGGGAAAGCGCATCCGCATCAGAGAGATTGTATCTTATGACAATCAGACCCTCCACGCTGATGCACTTCTGCTCTACAGAGAG GGTGTTATGCTTCTTATTAGCTACAGGAATCGTACATGTTACAAGAAGCCACTGAAGATGGACTTCCACCCGCTGGAGATCCCACAGAATGCTTCCCTGCTGGGACAGGCAGTGCTGGGAAGCTCCTCTGGTCCAGGACAGGGAGTCCTGGTCAACACCTGGGCGGGAGAATTGCGGATGAAACAGGGAACAG CGAAGTACATAAGCACTGTCACTGAGTTTGGATGCATTCCTGTCAGCACCCTGTTTCACACCCGGGAAAATGGATGGTTCATTACCAG CTTCTTCAACAACGTCATCGGACTAGTTGaccctcagctgctgctccctccACCTTTCTGTGAGGATGCCCAGCTGGAGGACGCGGATGGAGAGGAGCCAGTAACTTTCTTCAGCTTGTTTTAA
- the alpk1 gene encoding alpha-protein kinase 1, translating into MDSQEVGGLLDECLRAVAAAPGSTQPTEEEKLNYCSCRGSLCAELASLLQAAMEMKWPFVPEKWQYKQSVSADDKTNLSDLISKHLSQLLAVLKASIMAQEARSALAAVFLVDRFLYWTDESSRLLKITKLLHRHHPDTPVAPQLVIRQARVYLNSGKLQKAEYILSSLINNSGATGCWVYRSESDRALVQAVSVQVRGMILQKLGLWLEAAELIWASLVGYYALPQPDKKGIGTSLGILANILVSMNDEDFHAFRTNPDIDLSLLGDRSHRLLSAAQAAKMAVIYSQYTSLYVLTNVATQGTCLLSYSFSVECPASQRQSFLLQAKEAFTIGLLTKAEGDVVTSKQELHTFLKAAYSLTVTHKWLGTPQEVVAQATQACQKALANFYDYDVGTQDKDSLCAEIMHLVTQVKRLLGVEPFLNSDKGSFIPDSYRHINNTSVNFTVEGFAKVMQRFQKYHASLCETSNTNCKGTRDGIDGARLCITALGTTIGTINTECGTEACKASKDQPKGEEPQQRGSKSSAVHPPQKYELFTTLGSTDNLGSSWQNFSLSSSGSPRPSSSGYTGSIAIECEVSANNQNCLTTEVDDDTSDSMLQCANNNKKRDLQACNSGVSSHTVPRSAVLATSPSSATRDSQKLEVIQAGIETLSTEEDWMIDVPLKAASPERAVQSLSQLALKTSSSSLSDSFSSHSSWEKISTDLNSSTNRKPQPNSLSKAGIGQSSKSPESDGSFFILETLDSETSDSAHDPTQKNHTSGWEFRLLSRPQPLESLHVDPNRDSSATPRSNLPQFVPDQCASTETSTASSFEMLEENQSGHRFSEAASPEKVNVSQRKNPLCYSCLKHHTAAGVVPEKQYLLSQEDYQALLAGVCHECLLKRLHSDKTQFKLKKHRTAYSALHLKFSKVTGLWTARETCVYIGEPMGMQGKQRAAIWVQFLHQEERLSSYVGKDYLKPKEIQFHLKDVERQMTAQHYVTEFNKSLYEKDVMAQIFFIPSEALLTLNGDEIVGCLTVEPYMLGDFVKLTNNTGKKDKSFQATEYGLAFGHFTYLFSDYQEVVVDLQGWVTANGKGLTYLTDPQIHSTKTPKGPSNFAARGLRYFLEEQHGPECNDICQLLSLPPVVKQTHVLSQRP; encoded by the exons ATGGACAGCCAGGAGGTGGGGGGTTTACTGGACGAGTGTCTCAGGGCTGTGGCAGCAGCTCCAGGGTCCACCCAGCccactgaggaggagaaactgaaCTACTGTAGCTGCAGAG GCTCGCTGTGTGCAGAACTGGCCTCTCTCCTGCAGGCGGCAATGGAAATGAAGTGGCCCTTCGTGCCAGAGAAGTGGCAGTAtaagcagtcagtcagtgccGACGACAAGACCAACCTCAGTGACCTCATCAGCAAGCACCTGTCTCAGCTACTG GCTGTTCTGAAGGCTTCCATCATGGCTCAGGAGGCACGCTCGGCGCTGGCTGCGGTCTTCTTAGTCGATCGCTTCCTCTACTGGACGGACGAGTCGAGCCGGCTGCTGAAGATCACCAAGCTGCTCCACAGGCACCACCCTGACACTCCTGTGGCCCCCCAGCTGGTCATACGACAAGCTAGAGTCTACCTTAACTCTG GCAAACTACAGAAGGCGGAATACATACTTAGCAGTCTCATCAACAATAGTGGGGCCACAG GTTGTTGGGTGTACCGCTCTGAAAGTGACAGGGCTCTTGTGCAGGCCGTTAGTGTTCAAGTGCGTGGAATGATTTTGCAAAAGCTCG gCCTTTGGCTCGAGGCCGCTGAGTTAATCTGGGCCTCTCTGGTTGGCTACTATGCACTTCCTCAACCTGATAAAAAG GGCATTGGAACCTCTCTTGGCATACTGGCCAACATACTGGTGTCTATGAATGATGAGGACTTCCATGCTTTTAGAACTAATCCAGATATCGATTTG TCGTTACTTGGGGACAGGAGTCATCGGCTTCtttcagcagcacaggcagcaaAGATGGCGGTGATATACAGCCAGTACACCTCCCTCTATGTGTTGACCAATGTG GCAACTCAAGGGACCTGCTTGTTATCGTACAGTTTCTCAGTGGAGTGCCCTGCCTCTCAAAGGCAGTCTTTCCTCCTGCAGGCTAAAGAGGCATTTACAATCGGACTGCTCACCAAAGCAGAGGGCGATGTGGTCACCAGCAAGCAGGAGCTTCACACCTTCCTCAAGGCTGCTTACTCCCTCACTGTCACTCACAAATGGCTTGGCACTCCTCAGGAGGTTGTGGCGCAGGCAACTCAAGCTTGCCAAAAAGCATTAGCAAATTTCTACGATTACGATGTAGGTACCCAAGACAAAGACAGCCTCTGTGCTGAAATCATGCATCTGGTCACCCAAGTGAAGCGTCTGTTGGGAGTGGAACCTTTCCTTAATTCAGACAAGGGGTCTTTTATCCCTGACAGCTACAGACACATCAACAACACATCAGTAAATTTCACTGTGGAAGGTTTCGCTAAGGTGATGCAGAGATTCCAAAAGTATCATGCATCACTGTGTGAGACAAGCAACACAAACTGTAAAGGGACCAGAGACGGGATAGATGGGGCAAGACTTTGTATAACTGCGCTGGGGACAACCATTGGTACAATTAACACAGAATGTGGTACTGAGGCCTGCAAAGCGTCAAAAGATCAACCCAAAGGAGAGGAGCCACAACAGAGAGGTTCGAAGTCATCTGCAGTGCACCCACCTCAAAAGTATGAGCTGTTTACTACTCTAGGAAGCACAGATAACCTTGGCTCTTCATGGCAGAACTTCTCCTTAAGTAGTTCAGGTTCTCCTAGGCCCAGCAGCAGCGGCTACACAGGAAGTATTGCCATTGAATGTGAAGTAAGTGCAAACAACCAGAACTGTCTGACCACTGAGGTTGATGATGATACGTCAGACAGCATGCTACAATGTGCCAATAATAACAAGAAGCGAGACTTACAGGCTTGTAACTCTGGTGTCAGTTCCCATACTGTCCCAAGATCTGCAGTACTTGCCACTTCCCCCTCCAGTGCAACTCGCGATTCACAGAAGCTTGAAGTGATACAAGCAGGAATAGAAACATTGAGCACTGAGGAGGACTGGATGATTGATGTGCCACTGAAAGCAGCTTCACCTGAACGAGCAGTGCAGTCCTTATCCCAGCTCGCTCTCAAAACATCCTCCAGCTCCCTCAGTGACAGTTTCAGTTCCCACTCATCGTGGGAGAAAATCTCAACTGACCTGAACTCCTCCACAAACAGAAAACCTCAGCCAAATAGCCTATCAAAAGCAGGAATTGGCCAAAGCAGCAAGTCACCAGAGTCTGATGGCAGCTTCTTCATCTTAGAAACACTAGATTCTGAAACCAGCGATTCAGCTCATGATCCCACACAGAAAAACCACACATCTGGATGGGAATTCAGGCTCTTGTCCAGGCCACAACCTCTAGAGAGCCTTCATGTTGACCCAAATAGAGACTCCTCAGCAACCCCACGCTCAAACCTTCCCCAGTTTGTCCCAGATCAGTGTGCTTCCACTGAAACATCCACAGCGAGTTCATTTGAGATGCTGGAGGAGAATCAAAGTGGACACCGATTCAGTGAAGCTGCTTCTCCAGAAAAAGTGAATGTCTCTCAAAGGAAGAACCCCTTGTGCTATAGCTGCCTAAAGCACCACACTGCAGCTGGTGTTGTCCCTGAGAAGCAATATTTGTTGTCACAGGAGGATTACCAAGCCCTGCTGGCTGGAGTTTGCCATGAATGTCTGCTCAAGCGATTGCACAGTGACAAGACACAATTCAAACTCAAGAAACACAGAACTGCCTACA GTGCTCTTCATTTAAAGTTCTCAAAAGTCACAGGACTGTGGACAGCCAGGGAGACCTGCGTTTACATTGGGGAGCCGATGGGGATGCAGGGCAAGCAGAGGGCGGCAATATGGGTACAGTTTTTACACCAGGAGGAAAGGTTAAGCAG TTATGTGGGGAAAGATTACTTGAAGCCAAAGGAGATCCAGTTTCATCTGAAAGATGTGGAGAGACAGATGACAGCCCAGCACTATGTGACTGAATTCAATAAGAGTCTTTATGAAAAGGACGTCATGGCTCAGATCTTCTTCATTCCCTCGGAGGCGCTATTG ACTCTGAATGGAGATGAGATAGTGGGTTGTCTAACTGTGGAGCCCTACATGCTTGGAGACTTTGTCAAACTGACCAACAACACTGGAAAGAAGGACAAAAGTTTCCAGGCGACAGAATATGGCCTCGCTTTTGGGCATTTTACCTACCTGTTCTCTGACTATCAGGAAGTGGTTGTTGACCTAcaag GTTGGGTGACAGCCAATGGCAAAGGGCTGACCTACCTCACTGACCCCCAGATTCACTCCACCAAGACCCCCAAAGGCCCCTCCAACTTTGCAGCCAGAGGCCTGAGGTACTTTCTGGAAGAGCAACATGGCCCAGAGTGCAATGACATTTGCCAGCTGCTCAGCCTGCCTCCAGTGGTCAAACAGACACACGTCCTGTCTCAGAGACCTTGA